One genomic region from Ignavibacteriales bacterium encodes:
- a CDS encoding ferrochelatase, whose translation MLVIPISFVSDHVETAFELNIEYRHVC comes from the coding sequence TTGCTTGTAATTCCAATCAGTTTTGTTTCTGATCACGTTGAAACTGCTTTCGAACTGAATATTGAATATCGCCATGTTTGCTGA
- the hemH gene encoding ferrochelatase, protein MSKSLAKFISKKRAPKVQKEYKLIGGSSPINMWTEKQRLMLQTDLLKNNFDAEVFVAMRYWKPLTSETAKIVAAKKFDKIVLLPLYPHFSISTTGSSFNEWKRVYGGEASNLIYINSYPTNKYYLRAINQRIDESLLNFPEGERENVQLVFSAHGTPVSYVKKGDPYSRQIKETMEAVMKLRNHSHDYHLCFQSKVGPAKWLEPSTSDKIKELSLKGKNICL, encoded by the coding sequence ATTTCAAAATCACTTGCAAAATTTATTTCTAAAAAGCGTGCGCCAAAAGTTCAGAAAGAATATAAACTGATCGGGGGAAGCTCACCCATCAATATGTGGACGGAAAAACAGCGCTTAATGCTTCAAACGGATTTATTAAAAAATAATTTTGATGCGGAAGTGTTTGTGGCTATGCGTTATTGGAAACCATTGACATCGGAGACTGCTAAAATTGTTGCGGCAAAAAAATTTGATAAAATAGTTTTACTTCCTTTATATCCACACTTCTCGATCTCAACAACGGGTTCGTCCTTTAATGAGTGGAAAAGAGTTTACGGAGGTGAAGCATCTAATTTGATTTATATTAATTCTTACCCGACAAATAAATATTATTTAAGAGCTATAAATCAAAGAATTGATGAATCATTATTAAATTTTCCGGAAGGTGAAAGGGAAAATGTTCAATTAGTTTTTAGTGCGCACGGAACACCCGTTAGTTATGTTAAGAAAGGTGATCCTTACAGCAGACAAATAAAAGAAACAATGGAAGCGGTGATGAAATTAAGAAATCATTCTCACGATTATCATCTCTGTTTCCAAAGCAAAGTGGGTCCGGCAAAGTGGCTTGAGCCATCCACTTCAGATAAAATAAAAGAACTTTCGTTAAAAGGAAAAAACATTTGCTTGTAA
- a CDS encoding ferrochelatase codes for MNKIAVVLFNLGGPDSLDAVQPFLENLFNDPDIFKIPFQNHLQNLFLKSVRQKFRKNIN; via the coding sequence ATGAATAAAATAGCAGTAGTATTATTTAACCTTGGCGGACCAGATTCTCTTGATGCGGTTCAACCCTTTCTCGAAAATCTTTTTAATGACCCGGACATATTTAAAATTCCATTTCAAAATCACTTGCAAAATTTATTTCTAAAAAGCGTGCGCCAAAAGTTCAGAAAGAATATAAACTGA
- a CDS encoding DinB family protein has product MKYRSNFSVLLFVLIVFSSAIQSKPVLNLSGDQQSGFQADLIGNIDAVSGQIFQLLDAMPQDKMEWRPAEGVRSVSEVYLHIAFSNYLILMSTGAEVPPEIAFEKMNAWDTQTMDKKEIAEILRTSFDKVKDLIKKYFQFGSRA; this is encoded by the coding sequence ATGAAATACAGATCAAACTTTTCTGTCCTTTTGTTCGTTCTAATAGTTTTTTCTTCAGCGATTCAATCAAAACCTGTGCTCAATTTATCAGGCGATCAGCAATCTGGTTTTCAGGCTGATTTAATTGGTAATATTGATGCGGTATCCGGACAAATTTTCCAACTGCTCGATGCTATGCCGCAGGATAAAATGGAATGGAGACCTGCTGAAGGTGTTCGCTCTGTTTCGGAGGTTTATCTTCACATTGCTTTTTCAAATTACCTGATCTTAATGAGTACCGGAGCCGAAGTGCCTCCTGAAATTGCTTTCGAGAAAATGAATGCCTGGGATACTCAGACAATGGATAAAAAGGAAATTGCCGAAATTCTTCGCACATCTTTTGATAAAGTAAAAGATCTAATAAAAAAATACTTCCAATTCGGATCTCGAGCTTGA